A single window of Leopardus geoffroyi isolate Oge1 chromosome D4, O.geoffroyi_Oge1_pat1.0, whole genome shotgun sequence DNA harbors:
- the GNG10 gene encoding guanine nucleotide-binding protein G(I)/G(S)/G(O) subunit gamma-10: MSSGASVNALQRLVEQLKLEAGVERIKVSQAAAELQQYCMQNACKDALLVGVPAGSNPFREPRSCALF, translated from the exons ATGTCTTCCGGGGCCAGCGTGAACGCCCTGCAGCGCCTGGTGGAGCAGCTCAAGCTGGAGGCTGGCGTGGAGAGAATCAAG GTCTCGCAGGCAGCTGCAGAGCTTCAACAGTACTGCATGCAGAATGCCTGCAAGGACGCCCTGCTGGTAGGTGTTCCAGCTGGAAGCAACCCCTTCCGGGAGCCCAGATCCTGTGCTTTATTCTAA